A genomic segment from Polyangium mundeleinium encodes:
- a CDS encoding IS4 family transposase: MLDAETASSAEAWAAEEFGHADLGDPRRTRRLTRMAAQAVLYPSGKVSEVFQVDAHRQGAYDFLESRHIDVGAILEATGLATARRCAKEMFVFVAIDATSLTLTDHNRSKDFGAVGTHGRGTRGLKVVCGLAVDAQGVPCGLTSMQWWAREQKQKEDSAKRKLHEKELGHWANVITETSERLAMAASGCCAWYQLDREADAWQLLLHLSTSGHWFTVRGKANRRLMSETGASRYVFDELARPSARKGSFPLWISAAPGRTERMARMSAHVAAVTLSLRDGWNKRWRALPLYAVRVLETSSVPAGEPRIDWLLYTNHPVQTLEDALLVAHGYSQRWRIEDFFRTWKTGQCNVESTQLQGTQQVKIWGSMLAAIATRTERLKHLARTQPDLPATEELATHEVEALVLLKRKRKKKNEQIPDGIPPIALAVQWIAELGGYTGKSSGGPPGSVTISRGLERLAPAAEMLRVLRENGLVR, from the coding sequence ATGTTGGATGCAGAGACAGCCTCGTCGGCGGAAGCGTGGGCGGCGGAGGAGTTTGGGCATGCGGACCTTGGAGACCCGCGCCGGACCCGGCGGCTTACGCGCATGGCCGCGCAGGCGGTGCTGTATCCGTCGGGAAAGGTGAGTGAAGTCTTCCAAGTCGATGCCCACAGGCAGGGAGCGTACGACTTCCTGGAGAGCCGACACATCGACGTAGGGGCCATCCTCGAGGCCACCGGTCTTGCCACCGCGCGCCGTTGCGCCAAGGAGATGTTCGTCTTCGTCGCCATCGATGCCACCAGCCTGACGCTCACGGATCACAACCGCAGCAAGGACTTCGGCGCGGTCGGCACGCATGGTCGAGGCACCCGCGGGCTGAAGGTCGTTTGCGGTCTCGCCGTCGACGCGCAGGGGGTGCCCTGCGGGTTGACGTCGATGCAGTGGTGGGCGCGAGAGCAGAAGCAGAAAGAAGACAGCGCCAAGCGCAAGCTGCACGAAAAGGAGCTCGGCCACTGGGCCAACGTGATCACCGAGACGTCCGAGCGGCTCGCCATGGCGGCGTCGGGTTGTTGTGCCTGGTACCAGCTCGACCGGGAGGCTGATGCCTGGCAGCTTTTGCTTCACCTCTCGACGAGCGGGCACTGGTTCACCGTGCGGGGCAAGGCAAACCGCCGGCTCATGTCGGAGACGGGCGCGAGCCGATACGTGTTCGACGAGTTGGCGCGCCCGAGCGCCCGAAAGGGCTCCTTTCCCCTTTGGATCTCGGCCGCACCGGGTCGCACGGAGCGAATGGCGCGGATGAGCGCGCATGTCGCGGCTGTCACGCTGTCGCTTCGAGACGGGTGGAACAAGCGTTGGCGCGCGTTGCCGCTGTATGCCGTGCGCGTCCTCGAGACCAGCAGCGTGCCCGCGGGCGAGCCTCGCATCGATTGGCTGCTGTACACCAACCACCCCGTGCAAACGCTCGAGGATGCGTTGCTGGTCGCCCATGGTTACAGCCAGCGCTGGCGCATCGAGGACTTTTTCCGGACGTGGAAGACGGGCCAGTGCAACGTCGAGTCCACGCAACTTCAAGGGACCCAACAAGTCAAAATCTGGGGCAGCATGCTCGCAGCCATCGCCACACGCACCGAACGTCTCAAGCACCTCGCGCGCACCCAACCGGACCTGCCAGCGACCGAAGAGCTCGCGACACACGAGGTCGAGGCCTTGGTGCTGCTCAAGCGGAAACGGAAGAAGAAGAACGAGCAGATCCCCGATGGGATCCCGCCCATCGCGCTCGCCGTGCAGTGGATCGCCGAGCTCGGCGGCTACACAGGCAAGTCTTCCGGAGGTCCCCCCGGCTCCGTCACCATCAGCCGCGGCCTGGAGCGCCTGGCCCCCGCAGCAGAGATGCTGCGGGTCCTCAGGGAGAATGGGCTCGTGAGATGA
- a CDS encoding RNA polymerase sigma factor, which yields MNFRQLYDEHFPFVWRSLRRLGIRESDLPDAVQDVFLVVHRRLPEFEGRSKVSTWIFGICFRIAGDRRKAARVAARRDGGDAPLLDTPDERADVAAEAERRQGLAQLEALLDELPLDQRAVFTLFELEGMTGEDIAQTLDLPLGTVYSRLRLAREAFRRGAARTQARDRFYVTPAPTIPGSVLTTQAGGKR from the coding sequence ATGAACTTCCGGCAGCTCTACGACGAGCATTTTCCGTTCGTCTGGCGCTCCCTGCGCCGCCTCGGGATCCGCGAGAGCGACCTGCCCGACGCCGTGCAGGACGTGTTTCTCGTGGTGCATCGGCGGCTGCCGGAGTTCGAGGGACGATCGAAGGTGAGCACCTGGATCTTCGGCATCTGCTTCCGCATCGCCGGCGATCGGCGCAAGGCGGCCCGCGTCGCCGCCCGGCGCGACGGCGGCGACGCGCCCTTGCTCGACACGCCCGACGAGCGCGCCGACGTCGCCGCGGAGGCCGAGCGGCGGCAAGGGCTGGCGCAGCTCGAAGCGCTGCTCGACGAGCTGCCGCTCGATCAACGCGCGGTGTTCACGCTCTTCGAGCTCGAAGGGATGACGGGCGAGGACATCGCGCAGACCCTCGATCTGCCGCTGGGCACCGTATACTCGCGGCTCCGGCTCGCCCGCGAGGCGTTCCGGCGCGGAGCCGCGCGCACCCAGGCGCGGGACCGGTTTTACGTGACCCCCGCCCCGACGATCCCGGGCAGCGTTCTCACGACGCAGGCAGGAGGGAAGCGATGA
- a CDS encoding STAS domain-containing protein yields the protein MTDVQAAAYAAAVAKLLYAHGPSPRERLLAGCLAFGLSEEQANAIVDRGLELSLYVVDPATGNLRAPQLLRREPNAFLGDGTIDARKDPDVARRLALLRVLLSTLPVAMWAVDQAGYIIYYEGKALEGLGLQDGHFVGQNFHEVFGEHACAPFVARAFNGEIVLGSWEYGGIIWQNWCFPLKNAAGEVELVSLVSMDVTETRRAEQELRDRFTTIERQQRVISELSTPIIEVWDKVLALPLLGVVDSTRASMVMTNLLGEVVNKASQFVLLDLTGVEAVDTATAGYMLDLLRAVQLLGAEGIITGIRPSVAQTMVTLGVDLGGIVTHATLRQGLQHCLRGLRQGKA from the coding sequence ATGACCGACGTCCAAGCAGCGGCTTACGCGGCCGCAGTCGCGAAATTGCTCTATGCCCATGGTCCTTCGCCGCGCGAGCGGCTGCTCGCTGGATGCTTGGCGTTCGGACTTTCGGAGGAGCAAGCAAACGCGATCGTGGATCGTGGGCTCGAGCTCTCGTTGTACGTCGTCGATCCCGCGACCGGCAACTTGCGCGCGCCCCAGCTCTTGCGCCGCGAGCCCAACGCCTTCCTCGGCGACGGAACCATCGATGCCCGAAAGGATCCGGACGTGGCGCGGCGCCTGGCCCTCCTGCGCGTGCTCCTGTCGACGCTGCCGGTGGCAATGTGGGCCGTCGATCAGGCAGGCTACATCATTTATTACGAAGGCAAAGCTCTCGAGGGCTTGGGTCTCCAGGATGGGCACTTCGTCGGGCAGAACTTCCACGAGGTCTTCGGCGAGCACGCCTGCGCGCCTTTCGTCGCGCGCGCGTTCAACGGCGAGATCGTGCTGGGCTCCTGGGAGTACGGAGGCATCATCTGGCAGAACTGGTGTTTTCCGCTGAAAAACGCAGCCGGCGAGGTCGAGCTCGTCTCGCTCGTGTCGATGGACGTCACCGAGACCCGGCGCGCCGAGCAGGAGCTGCGCGATAGGTTCACGACGATCGAGCGTCAGCAACGCGTGATCAGCGAGCTGTCGACGCCGATCATCGAGGTCTGGGACAAGGTGCTGGCATTGCCGCTGCTCGGCGTCGTCGATTCGACACGCGCATCCATGGTGATGACGAACCTGCTCGGCGAGGTGGTGAACAAGGCGTCCCAGTTCGTGCTCCTGGATCTGACGGGCGTCGAAGCCGTGGACACAGCCACGGCAGGCTACATGCTCGACCTGCTCCGCGCGGTGCAGCTCCTCGGCGCAGAGGGCATCATCACGGGCATCCGCCCAAGCGTCGCGCAAACAATGGTGACACTCGGCGTGGACCTCGGCGGCATCGTGACGCACGCAACCCTGCGTCAAGGCCTCCAGCATTGCCTGCGCGGGCTCCGGCAGGGCAAAGCGTAG
- a CDS encoding carboxypeptidase regulatory-like domain-containing protein gives MSQPSRLVRPTLILVVIALLALVLSRLGGSGAEPPAPSPASSTSATPTPRARAPRAVVAERSGPLRLPGGEVAVDASRRAGAFAGRVIAARTGAPIEGATLTFDHDGVARAVTSGADGAFLFEPPAPGVYTLALVAAKGFHPFAPAWGESPITLLARAGEVVRGLTITLEPERRYQGVVLTPTGEPAPQAEVRILEAPGGEASAGGRFVADDKGVFSFSAPDDALLEATHPDHAPARARLDLGAQASGRVTLRLRPKGEAVVSASITGVVVDAASAPVPFASVSARFHREIAARDDDLHPGAEATTDERGAFTLEGLDPGTYELTAREGARIARAEGVAAGAEGIGLRLAAAGRIRGTVRSGSPAAPVASFSVVAARHRGPLEREYASSTSFFDATGAYEIGDLLPGTYAVTAAALGHAPSTTVTVTVPAGGEATADLVLRAGGRVHGIVVEDGTNEPIEGARITIEGLLGAGAGPVPVVADVTTDASGRFSLVGLAEGARSIAATAPTHHGRILSGLVVAEGGEIGPVTISLAKLKEGEEPRMELTGIGAVLAPKGDALVIGQVLPGGGAANAGLGPGDAILAIDGAPIVELGFDGAVQRIRGPEGSLVKLSVRRGGTGEATDVAVRRTRIRS, from the coding sequence ATGTCGCAGCCGAGCCGGCTCGTGCGCCCGACCCTGATCCTCGTCGTCATCGCGCTCCTGGCGCTCGTGCTCTCGCGCCTCGGCGGCAGCGGTGCCGAGCCGCCTGCGCCGTCCCCAGCTTCGAGCACGAGCGCCACACCCACGCCGCGCGCCCGCGCGCCTCGCGCCGTCGTCGCCGAGCGCTCCGGCCCCCTGCGCCTGCCGGGCGGCGAGGTCGCCGTCGACGCGTCGCGCCGCGCCGGGGCCTTCGCCGGCCGCGTGATCGCCGCCCGCACCGGCGCGCCGATCGAAGGCGCCACGCTCACCTTCGACCACGACGGCGTCGCCCGCGCCGTCACCTCGGGCGCCGACGGCGCCTTCCTCTTCGAGCCCCCCGCGCCGGGCGTCTACACGCTCGCCCTGGTGGCCGCCAAGGGGTTTCACCCATTCGCCCCAGCCTGGGGCGAGAGCCCCATCACGCTCCTCGCCCGCGCCGGCGAGGTCGTCCGCGGCCTGACCATCACCCTGGAGCCCGAGCGACGTTACCAAGGCGTGGTCCTCACCCCGACCGGCGAGCCCGCGCCCCAGGCCGAGGTGCGGATCCTCGAAGCCCCGGGCGGCGAGGCGAGCGCCGGCGGGCGGTTCGTCGCCGACGACAAGGGCGTGTTCTCCTTCAGCGCCCCCGACGACGCCCTGCTCGAAGCGACGCATCCGGACCACGCGCCCGCCCGCGCCCGCCTCGACCTCGGCGCGCAAGCGAGCGGCCGCGTGACGCTCCGGCTCCGGCCCAAAGGCGAGGCCGTCGTATCCGCGTCCATCACCGGCGTGGTGGTCGACGCCGCCAGCGCGCCCGTCCCCTTCGCCAGCGTCAGCGCCCGCTTTCACCGCGAGATCGCAGCACGCGACGACGACCTCCACCCCGGAGCCGAGGCCACCACCGACGAGCGCGGCGCCTTCACGCTGGAGGGGCTCGACCCGGGCACCTACGAGCTCACGGCCCGCGAAGGCGCACGCATCGCCCGCGCCGAGGGCGTCGCGGCCGGCGCCGAGGGCATCGGCCTCCGCCTCGCCGCCGCCGGCCGCATCCGCGGCACGGTTCGCAGCGGCAGCCCCGCCGCCCCCGTTGCCTCGTTCTCGGTCGTCGCCGCGCGCCACCGCGGCCCCCTCGAGCGCGAATACGCCTCTTCGACCTCGTTCTTCGACGCCACCGGCGCCTACGAGATCGGAGACCTCCTCCCCGGCACCTACGCCGTCACCGCCGCCGCCCTCGGCCACGCCCCCTCGACGACCGTCACCGTCACCGTCCCCGCAGGCGGCGAAGCCACCGCCGATCTCGTCCTCCGCGCCGGCGGCCGCGTCCACGGCATCGTCGTCGAAGACGGCACGAACGAGCCCATCGAAGGCGCGCGCATCACCATCGAAGGCCTCCTCGGCGCGGGCGCCGGCCCCGTCCCCGTCGTCGCCGACGTCACCACCGACGCCTCCGGCCGCTTCTCCCTCGTCGGCCTCGCCGAAGGCGCGCGCTCCATCGCGGCCACCGCGCCCACCCACCACGGCCGCATCCTCTCCGGCCTCGTGGTCGCCGAAGGCGGCGAAATCGGCCCCGTCACCATTTCCCTCGCCAAGCTGAAGGAAGGCGAAGAGCCCCGCATGGAGCTGACCGGCATCGGCGCCGTCCTTGCCCCCAAAGGCGACGCCCTCGTGATCGGCCAGGTCCTCCCCGGCGGCGGCGCCGCCAATGCGGGGCTCGGTCCGGGCGACGCCATCCTCGCCATCGACGGCGCCCCCATCGTCGAACTCGGCTTCGACGGCGCCGTCCAGCGCATCCGCGGCCCCGAAGGCAGCCTGGTCAAGCTCTCCGTGCGCCGCGGCGGCACGGGCGAAGCCACCGACGTCGCCGTGCGGCGTACGCGCATTCGCAGCTAG
- a CDS encoding MmcQ/YjbR family DNA-binding protein — protein sequence MKWEQVSKLARELPEVEEDIWFRTPAMKVRGKGFCRLREEGDVIVFLTESVDEQAFLIENRPDIYYITDHYRGWPAVLARLPKLTVAECRLRLERAWRLKAPKALLKAFDAPAKPTAATKAKAKAKAG from the coding sequence ATGAAGTGGGAGCAAGTCAGCAAGCTCGCGCGCGAGCTGCCCGAGGTCGAGGAGGACATCTGGTTCCGGACGCCGGCGATGAAGGTCCGCGGCAAAGGCTTTTGCCGGCTGCGCGAGGAAGGCGACGTGATCGTATTCCTCACGGAGAGCGTCGACGAGCAGGCCTTCTTGATCGAAAACCGCCCCGACATCTATTACATCACCGACCATTACCGCGGCTGGCCCGCCGTGCTGGCGCGGCTCCCGAAGCTCACGGTGGCCGAGTGCCGGCTGCGGCTCGAGCGGGCGTGGCGCCTCAAGGCGCCGAAAGCCTTGCTCAAAGCATTCGACGCACCAGCGAAGCCGACGGCAGCAACGAAGGCGAAGGCAAAGGCGAAGGCCGGCTGA
- the bamD gene encoding outer membrane protein assembly factor BamD, giving the protein MSDPKRWMEEGADAAPHERALLRAGLDMKPPAGAEDAIWAALSAQIGPGGGGGDGGGGDGGSAGGTGAPVGAPAPAATAGASTASATGVVGATKAIVVGLLGTTIVAGAIAVIVPAKEAPPATPRANPTAEAAIEAPRAPEPDVPPAEAAPTPAPVAVDEAPKSAAPRRAASALPAASVSPKASPAPSASVEPEATRAERASRLREERTALGDARAALRAGDTAGAFQKLEAVGDRFPSGTLAQEREALAIEALARAGQSAAASERAAAFLRAHPTSPHATKIRGFLR; this is encoded by the coding sequence ATGAGCGACCCCAAGCGATGGATGGAGGAAGGCGCCGACGCCGCGCCCCACGAGCGCGCGCTCCTTCGCGCCGGGCTCGACATGAAACCGCCGGCCGGCGCCGAGGACGCGATCTGGGCCGCGCTGAGCGCCCAGATCGGTCCGGGTGGAGGGGGCGGAGACGGCGGCGGAGGCGACGGCGGTTCTGCAGGGGGCACGGGCGCGCCCGTGGGCGCACCTGCCCCGGCGGCGACGGCGGGCGCGTCGACGGCGAGCGCGACGGGGGTGGTCGGCGCCACGAAAGCGATCGTCGTCGGGCTCCTGGGCACGACGATCGTCGCGGGCGCCATCGCCGTGATCGTCCCGGCGAAGGAGGCCCCGCCGGCTACGCCGAGGGCGAATCCGACGGCGGAAGCCGCGATCGAGGCGCCCCGCGCGCCGGAGCCAGACGTTCCGCCGGCCGAAGCCGCGCCGACGCCGGCGCCCGTCGCCGTGGACGAGGCGCCGAAGAGCGCCGCGCCGCGCCGCGCCGCGAGCGCCCTCCCCGCGGCGAGTGTGTCCCCGAAAGCGTCTCCGGCCCCTTCGGCGAGCGTCGAGCCGGAGGCCACGCGCGCCGAGCGGGCCAGCCGTCTCCGCGAGGAGCGCACGGCGCTCGGCGATGCGCGCGCGGCGCTCCGGGCCGGCGACACGGCCGGCGCCTTCCAGAAGCTCGAAGCCGTGGGCGACCGTTTCCCGAGCGGCACCCTCGCGCAGGAGCGCGAGGCGCTGGCGATCGAGGCCCTCGCCCGGGCCGGTCAGAGCGCCGCCGCTTCGGAGCGCGCCGCCGCGTTCCTGCGCGCCCACCCGACGAGCCCCCACGCCACGAAGATTCGTGGCTTCCTCCGATAA
- a CDS encoding DUF2267 domain-containing protein, producing MANQGAQGGARIDPVSRRIVEHIEQVGGLPQKVRTPEAAAAVLCVLSRRLSKGQAQDFARSLPEALQTLVQPCAAHRGLSSDVFDRGEFLNLLAEHLQIDPAEAERVARAVLQGVHAVLPQGEIEHIRSQLPSELWELWGPRRVAA from the coding sequence ATGGCAAACCAGGGAGCTCAGGGCGGCGCGCGGATCGATCCGGTGTCGCGGCGCATCGTCGAGCACATCGAGCAGGTTGGCGGGTTGCCGCAGAAGGTCCGCACGCCCGAGGCCGCCGCGGCCGTGCTCTGTGTCCTTTCGCGCAGGCTGAGCAAGGGCCAGGCGCAAGACTTTGCGCGCTCCCTGCCCGAGGCCCTGCAAACCCTCGTGCAGCCGTGCGCGGCGCACCGCGGGCTCTCGAGTGACGTCTTCGATCGCGGGGAGTTCTTGAACCTGCTCGCCGAGCACCTGCAGATCGACCCGGCCGAGGCCGAGCGGGTCGCGCGCGCGGTGTTGCAAGGCGTGCACGCCGTGCTGCCCCAGGGGGAGATCGAGCACATCCGCAGCCAGCTCCCGTCGGAGCTGTGGGAGCTGTGGGGGCCCCGCCGCGTGGCCGCTTGA
- a CDS encoding D-2-hydroxyacid dehydrogenase family protein produces the protein MKIAILDDYLRVSQGLADWSRLPPGSELVVFDRPFPDRDALLAALRPFDVVVLMRERTPFPAAVIEALPNLRLLVTTGGRNAAIDLAACRARSIPVSGTGGVGTPTAELTWGLILALVKRIPAEDRALRAGTWQTGLTEGLAGKRLGLVGLGKLGTQVARVGLAFGMEVVAWSQNLDDTRAAAAGAKRVDKTELFATSDVVSLHLVLGERTRGIVGVDALSAMKPSAFFVNTSRAGLVDMDALLAALQARRLAGAGLDVFPEEPLPADHPLCALPHVVLTPHLGYVTRENFTVFYQDALDDILAWHSGAPVRLLT, from the coding sequence CTGAAGATCGCCATCCTCGACGACTACCTGCGCGTCTCGCAGGGCCTCGCCGACTGGAGTCGCCTGCCGCCCGGGAGCGAGCTCGTCGTGTTCGATCGGCCCTTCCCCGATCGGGACGCGCTGCTCGCCGCGCTGCGCCCCTTCGACGTCGTCGTCCTCATGCGGGAGCGGACGCCGTTCCCGGCCGCCGTGATCGAAGCGCTCCCGAACCTGCGGCTTTTGGTCACGACGGGCGGTCGCAACGCGGCGATCGACCTCGCGGCCTGCCGCGCGCGGAGCATCCCCGTCTCGGGCACGGGCGGGGTCGGCACGCCGACGGCCGAGCTCACCTGGGGCCTGATCCTGGCGCTCGTGAAGCGCATCCCAGCGGAGGACCGGGCCCTCCGCGCGGGCACCTGGCAGACGGGGCTGACCGAGGGCCTCGCCGGCAAACGCCTCGGCCTCGTGGGACTCGGAAAACTAGGCACCCAGGTCGCGCGCGTGGGACTTGCGTTCGGGATGGAGGTCGTGGCGTGGAGCCAGAACCTCGACGACACGCGCGCCGCGGCCGCAGGGGCGAAGCGCGTGGACAAAACCGAGCTCTTCGCGACCTCGGACGTCGTGAGCCTGCACCTCGTGCTCGGCGAGCGGACGCGCGGGATCGTCGGCGTGGACGCGCTCTCCGCCATGAAACCCTCGGCGTTTTTCGTCAACACCTCGCGCGCGGGCCTCGTGGACATGGACGCGCTGCTCGCCGCGCTGCAAGCGCGCCGCCTCGCCGGCGCCGGGCTCGACGTGTTCCCGGAAGAACCCTTGCCGGCGGACCACCCGCTCTGCGCCTTGCCCCACGTCGTGCTGACGCCGCACCTCGGGTACGTGACGCGGGAAAACTTCACCGTGTTTTACCAGGACGCCCTGGACGACATCCTCGCCTGGCACAGCGGCGCGCCCGTCCGACTCCTGACCTGA